One Microbacter margulisiae genomic window carries:
- the menB gene encoding 1,4-dihydroxy-2-naphthoyl-CoA synthase — translation MTTQRTWTPIKIYEDILFDYCEGIGKITINRPRYRNAFTPTTAAEISDALRYCHENSDIQVIVLTGAGDKAFCSGGDQNVKGVGGYVGKDGIPRLNILEVQKQIRSMPKPVIAMVNGYAIGGGHVLHVVCDLSIASENAIFGQTGPRVGSFDAGFGASYLASVVGQKKAREIWFLCRQYSAQEALEMGLVNKVVPLDQLEDAVVEWAKIMMQHSPMAMRMLKLALNADLDGQAGLQEFAGNATLLYYMTEEAQEGKNAFLEKRDPDFKKFPQFP, via the coding sequence ATGACAACTCAACGTACATGGACACCCATTAAAATCTATGAAGATATCCTGTTTGACTATTGTGAAGGCATAGGAAAAATAACGATTAACCGTCCCCGCTACCGCAATGCTTTTACCCCGACAACAGCAGCCGAGATCAGTGATGCTTTGCGTTATTGTCATGAAAATTCTGATATACAGGTGATTGTTCTTACAGGAGCCGGAGATAAAGCTTTTTGTTCAGGCGGTGACCAGAACGTAAAAGGCGTCGGTGGTTATGTCGGGAAAGATGGCATTCCCCGTCTTAATATCCTGGAAGTACAAAAACAAATTCGTTCGATGCCAAAGCCGGTTATTGCTATGGTTAATGGATATGCGATTGGAGGAGGACATGTACTACATGTGGTATGCGATCTTTCTATTGCGTCTGAAAATGCCATTTTCGGACAAACAGGCCCTCGTGTCGGAAGTTTTGATGCAGGATTTGGAGCTTCTTATCTGGCAAGCGTTGTAGGGCAAAAGAAAGCACGCGAGATTTGGTTCCTTTGTCGTCAGTATTCAGCACAGGAGGCTCTGGAAATGGGATTGGTGAATAAGGTAGTTCCGCTTGATCAATTGGAAGATGCCGTAGTGGAATGGGCAAAAATTATGATGCAACATAGTCCGATGGCTATGCGAATGCTGAAACTGGCTTTGAATGCCGATTTGGATGGTCAGGCTGGGTTGCAGGAATTTGCCGGAAATGCAACGTTATTGTATTATATGACGGAAGAAGCTCAGGAAGGGAAAAATGCTTTTTTAGAGAAGCGGGATCCCGACTTTAAAAAGTTTCCACAATTTCCCTGA
- a CDS encoding nucleoside permease translates to MGIKFRLTLMTFLQFFIWGAWLISLGGYLGRNLNFEGGQIGSIFATLGIASLIMPGVVGIIADKWINAERLLGICHLLGAACLFYASTVTDYDHMYWAMLLNLLCYMPTIALNNTVAYNALEQYHYDIVKEFPPIRTFGTIGFIVAMWVVDLTGFKNSSAQLYMAGISAVVLGLYSFTLPKCPPAKSQKKSWLSAFGLDALVLFRSSKMTIFFLFAMLLGAALQITNSYGDLFIGSFKSIPQYANAFGVKHSVILLSISQMSETLFILTIPFFLRRFGIKRVMLMSMLAWVFRFGLFGAGNPGTGLWMLILSMIVYGMAFDFFNISGSLFVEKEAKPDIRGSAQGLFMMVTNGAGALIGGYGSGAIVDFYSKYAPNHDLISRNWPAIWFIFAAYALVIAVLFAVFFKYKHTPDLD, encoded by the coding sequence ATGGGCATTAAATTTCGTTTGACGTTGATGACATTCCTCCAGTTTTTTATTTGGGGGGCATGGTTGATTTCACTGGGTGGCTATTTAGGCCGAAATTTAAATTTCGAAGGAGGACAAATCGGTTCCATTTTTGCGACATTAGGTATTGCGTCATTAATTATGCCGGGTGTGGTAGGTATTATTGCCGACAAATGGATAAATGCCGAGCGGTTACTCGGAATTTGTCATCTGTTGGGCGCTGCCTGTCTGTTTTATGCTTCAACGGTCACGGATTATGATCACATGTATTGGGCGATGTTGCTCAACCTGCTTTGTTATATGCCTACTATTGCACTGAACAATACAGTTGCTTATAATGCGCTGGAACAATACCATTATGATATTGTAAAAGAATTTCCTCCTATCCGCACCTTTGGTACCATTGGTTTTATTGTAGCGATGTGGGTGGTTGATCTCACAGGTTTTAAGAATTCGAGCGCTCAACTTTATATGGCTGGAATCTCGGCTGTAGTGCTTGGATTGTATTCATTTACATTACCCAAATGTCCGCCAGCAAAAAGCCAGAAGAAATCGTGGCTTTCAGCCTTTGGTCTTGATGCCCTGGTGCTTTTCAGAAGTAGTAAAATGACTATTTTCTTTTTATTTGCGATGTTGCTTGGAGCCGCTTTGCAGATTACCAACTCCTATGGCGATTTGTTTATCGGCAGTTTCAAAAGTATTCCTCAATATGCCAATGCTTTTGGTGTGAAACATTCGGTCATCCTGCTTTCTATTTCTCAGATGTCGGAAACACTTTTTATTTTGACGATTCCTTTCTTTTTGCGTCGTTTTGGCATTAAGCGTGTCATGCTGATGAGTATGCTTGCCTGGGTGTTCCGTTTTGGATTGTTTGGTGCAGGGAATCCCGGAACTGGATTATGGATGCTGATTCTCTCCATGATTGTGTATGGCATGGCATTTGATTTTTTCAATATCTCTGGATCGCTTTTTGTTGAAAAGGAAGCAAAGCCTGACATTCGGGGGAGCGCTCAGGGATTGTTTATGATGGTGACAAATGGAGCAGGCGCTCTGATCGGTGGATACGGAAGTGGAGCTATCGTTGATTTTTATTCAAAATATGCTCCCAATCATGATCTAATCAGCCGCAACTGGCCTGCCATCTGGTTTATTTTTGCAGCTTATGCGTTGGTAATTGCTGTGTTATTTGCGGTTTTCTTTAAATATAAACACACCCCGGATTTAGATTAA
- a CDS encoding alpha/beta fold hydrolase: MTNRSIADCTVNGINIHYTRTGGNKPTLVLLHGLTANGACWEGVSNLLEKGYDIIMPDARGHGGSDAPNHGYRYEDHAKDVTGLIHSLKLPPFVLLGHSMGGMTATVVASCKPKLLRGVILADPTFLSLNIQYEVCNSDVRNQHRQMLSKSFEELVADLKRSHPNRSLDTIERIALAKLQTSMAAFEALTPPNPDYKQLVRKIDVPGILIFGEKGVVSPDVAEELQQLNSKLQVEQIPMAGHGLHYDQPEHFAAIVGSFLRTITLDN; encoded by the coding sequence ATGACTAATCGGAGCATAGCCGACTGTACAGTAAACGGAATTAACATACATTATACCAGAACAGGAGGAAATAAACCCACGCTGGTTTTACTACATGGATTAACAGCAAACGGAGCATGCTGGGAAGGTGTATCAAATCTTCTTGAAAAAGGATATGACATCATTATGCCGGATGCGCGTGGTCACGGAGGATCAGATGCTCCGAATCATGGTTATCGTTACGAAGACCATGCAAAGGATGTAACGGGTTTAATTCACTCCCTTAAGCTTCCGCCTTTCGTTTTGCTTGGGCATTCCATGGGAGGTATGACTGCAACCGTAGTAGCAAGCTGCAAACCAAAGCTACTCCGTGGCGTGATATTAGCAGATCCGACATTTTTGAGCCTCAACATTCAATATGAAGTGTGCAATAGTGATGTACGCAATCAGCATCGACAAATGCTCAGTAAATCTTTCGAGGAGCTGGTAGCGGATTTAAAAAGAAGCCACCCCAACCGTTCATTGGATACTATTGAGCGAATTGCCTTGGCAAAACTTCAAACCAGTATGGCGGCTTTCGAAGCCCTCACGCCACCAAATCCTGATTATAAACAGCTAGTACGTAAGATTGATGTACCGGGGATACTCATATTCGGTGAGAAAGGAGTGGTTTCGCCGGATGTTGCCGAAGAGCTGCAACAGCTTAATTCAAAACTTCAGGTTGAACAAATCCCCATGGCCGGTCACGGCCTCCATTATGATCAACCCGAACATTTCGCAGCTATCGTTGGATCTTTTCTGCGTACAATCACTTTAGATAACTGA
- a CDS encoding AMP-binding protein yields the protein MLWLEGIPYPKELALELASQRLSDATIPEWERAFFSFIQIWWNDSPTLTVQTSGSTGTPKLIIVEKGRMMQSAMLTCKYLQLQQGDKALLCLPTEYIAGKMMVVRALVAGLDLYRVVPSGHPLQHVPDMEFAFAAMIPMQVLHSLHEAVGKIRLQHINHCIVGGASVDATLEEELLAMPNSFYVTYGMTETLSHIAMRKLNGKDASPYYHVFPQVHLSLSDEDTLIINAPLVAEEVIETNDIAHILPDGSFEILGRKDNVINSGGLKFHPELLEKKLHAVLPDAFVVTSVPDVVLGQKLVLLLQRNSTTEKGQLDLEAMNYKMRSVLSVYEMPKAVYVCEKLPFTPNGKIDRNAARIMTKEANPVTG from the coding sequence GTGCTTTGGCTGGAAGGGATTCCTTATCCCAAAGAACTTGCTTTAGAGCTTGCTTCGCAGCGATTAAGCGATGCTACCATTCCAGAATGGGAACGGGCATTTTTCTCTTTTATTCAGATCTGGTGGAATGATTCTCCCACGCTGACGGTACAAACGTCAGGTTCCACCGGAACCCCCAAGCTAATTATCGTCGAAAAGGGACGCATGATGCAGAGTGCCATGCTTACCTGCAAATACCTTCAATTACAACAAGGAGACAAAGCGTTGTTGTGCCTCCCGACAGAGTATATTGCCGGAAAAATGATGGTAGTACGTGCATTGGTTGCAGGTCTTGATTTATATCGGGTAGTACCTTCCGGTCATCCATTGCAACATGTTCCGGATATGGAATTTGCTTTTGCGGCCATGATTCCGATGCAGGTATTGCACTCATTGCATGAAGCAGTTGGAAAGATCCGGTTGCAGCATATCAACCACTGTATTGTCGGAGGCGCTTCTGTGGATGCAACGCTGGAGGAAGAATTGCTTGCCATGCCGAACTCCTTTTATGTGACATATGGTATGACGGAAACTCTTTCGCATATTGCCATGCGGAAACTTAATGGAAAAGATGCATCCCCCTATTATCATGTTTTCCCTCAGGTACATCTTTCACTGTCGGATGAAGATACATTAATTATAAACGCGCCCCTGGTTGCGGAGGAGGTGATTGAAACAAACGATATTGCGCATATTCTTCCGGATGGAAGCTTTGAGATTCTGGGCAGAAAGGATAATGTCATCAATAGCGGCGGATTGAAATTTCATCCTGAACTACTGGAGAAGAAATTGCATGCGGTATTGCCTGATGCTTTTGTTGTGACCTCTGTACCTGATGTTGTGTTAGGGCAAAAGCTGGTCTTACTATTACAACGTAATAGTACTACGGAAAAGGGACAGCTTGATCTTGAAGCAATGAACTATAAAATGAGGTCTGTTTTGTCAGTTTATGAAATGCCCAAGGCTGTTTATGTCTGTGAAAAACTGCCTTTTACTCCTAACGGAAAGATTGATCGAAACGCTGCCAGAATCATGACAAAAGAGGCAAATCCGGTGACCGGATAA